A single window of Maylandia zebra isolate NMK-2024a linkage group LG2, Mzebra_GT3a, whole genome shotgun sequence DNA harbors:
- the cenpi gene encoding centromere protein I isoform X2, whose product MAATQNLSDSDQSSVSDQSASSRSGNRSIRVAEKERRKNEAEDPFVLALKYFSDVEAGTPVLGNDELEKNLVQVEKVAYSQGLPPEAVSIMLEFAMSLRMGTSPCVRVLKCLIPASVVPQEAVVRAVVWLSVGKMPISTQVLFIKWVLTVFDMIDAKDQLRAIYGFIFNFVTDENLCPFICHLLYLLTRKESVRVFRVRKLLELQSKLGRQPFLLHLLSLYKVFCPELVTLSIPSRMKSGFRNHISPWQSALIAVQKRNGLQGASSMSLVTNKDKTNPRKRKHCHLEFPALIPALNKEAQSEQSSSRRMVPLVELHSFAQLLENMHRIELPAQMGSLLGSSLALQYLDCVQDESALLRLNFWLGYAFHEEFLFCGDGGPSQTSEEALQFLNKLLSAQHFLQEGFSSSEVFLYKFLNVWDGSLLRPQILGLLSNIPVVPSSQIRRLLFEPLMQLFFTSSLFFKCGLMECLNNMLLKWLTWHSIYALEDDLDISLNSHTSINMTLSGFKDSVMELIHFVGRLASVGLQLEGCHCLLLSFVLDFYETVCDTFLKYGLPLIVMPPAGVFYPALFATDPVSVDRLAYIMHRYKVNLTSAKSQEKVTEAFHISRQTFREFNHYVVIMVNCLWNSRMFYPGMGVQLGEELLLKSNVPQYGSSFDLVHHPAFMSYAVNFHQKCWPGKKDMDLNSIKHSKPWNWYLEYLFTQGYDGLKHFVQSNISWQLKADDGQVDAQRR is encoded by the exons TTGAAGCAGGGACTCCTGTTCTAGGGAATGATGAGCTGGAGAAGAACCTGGTGCAAGTGGAAAAGGTGGCCTATAGTCAGGGACTTCCCCCAGAAGCAGTTTCTATTATGCTGGAGTTTGCCATGAGCCTCCGTATGG GGACTTCTCCATGTGTCCGGGTGCTCAAGTGTCTGATTCCTGCCTCTGTGGTGCCACAGGAGGCTGTTGTTCGAGCAGTGGTTTGGCTCAGCGTTGGCAAGATGCCCATCAGCACTCAA GTTCTTTTCATAAAGTGGGTATTGACTGTATTTGATATGATTGATGCAAAGGACCAGCTACGAGCaatttatggcttcatcttcaACTTTGTCACAGATGAAAATCTG TGTCCTTTCATCTGCCATCTCTTGTACCTTTTGACCCGAAAGGAAAGCG TGCGAGTCTTCAGAGTCAGGAAGCTACTGGAACTACAATCTAAACTG GGAAGACAGCCTTTCCTCCTGCACCTACTGTCACTTTACAAAGTGTTTTGCCCTGAACTGGTGACACTCTCCATTCCATCACGGATGAAG AGTGGGTTTAGGAACCACATTTCTCCCTGGCAATCAGCATTGATTGCTGTCCAGAAGAGGAACGGTTTGCAAGGCGCTTCCAGCATGAGTCTGGTCACAAACAAGGATAAAACCAACCCAAGAAAAAGG AAACACTGCCACCTGGAATTTCCTGCTTTGATTCCTGCACTGAACAAAGAagctcagtctgagcagtcctCCAGCAGAAGGATGGTCCCACTGGTGGAGCTCCACTCTTTTGCTCAGCTGTTGGAAAATATGCATCGTATAGAG CTGCCTGCTCAGATGGGCTCGCTGCTGGGTTCCAGTCTGGCGCTGCAGTACCTGGACTGTGTGCAGGATGAGTCTGCCCTCCTTCGCCTCAATTTCTGGTTAGGCTACGCTTTTCACGAAG AGTTTTTATTCTGTGGCGATGGAGGACCCAGTCAGACTTCAGAAGAAGCTCTCCAGTTTTTGAACAAGTTGCTGTCTGCACAGCACTTTCTGCAG GAGGGCTTTTCCAGTTCAGAGGTTTTCCTCTATAAATTTCTGAATGTTTGGGACGGCTCACTACTCCGTCCGCAGATCCTCGGCCTGCTGAGCAACATTCCGGTTGTTCCAAGTTCCC AGATCAGAAGGCTTCTGTTTGAGCCTCTCATGCAGCTTTTCTTCACATCCTCGCTGTTTTTCAAG TGTGGACTGATGGAGTGTCTTAACAATATGCTGTTGAAGTGGTTGACCTGGCACTCCATTTATGCTCTGGAAGACGACCTGGACATCAGCCTCAACAGCCACACGTCCAT AAACATGACTCTGTCGGGGTTTAAGGATTCGGTGATGGAGCTGATTCACTTTGTGGGTCGACTGGCCTCTGTGGGCCTTCAGCTTGAAGGCTGTCACTGTCTCCTCCTCAGCTTCGTCCTGGACTTCTATGAGAcg GTTTGTGACACATTTCTGAAGTATGGCCTCCCTCTCATAGTGATGCCTCCAGCTGGAGTCTTTTACCCAGCCCTGTTTGCCACTGACCCCGTCAGCGTGGACCGACTGGCCTACATCATGCACAG GTACAAAGTGAACTTGACATCAGCCAAGAGCCAAGAGAAAGTGACAGAG GCCTTTCACATCAGCCGCCAGACTTTCCGTGAGTTCAACCACTACGTCGTCATCATGGTCAACTGCCTGTGGAACTCCAGAATGTTTTATCCAGGGATGGGCGTACAGCTGGGAGAGGAGCTGCTTCTCAAGAGTAACGTGCCACAGTACGGGTCGAGCTTCGACCTCGTCCACCATCCTGCCTTCATGAGCTACGCGGTCAACTTTCACCAGAAG TGTTGGCCGGGGAAAAAGGACATGGACCTCAATTCCATAAAG cacTCCAAGCCATGGAATTGGTACCTGGAGTATTTGTTCACTCAGGGCTATGACGGCCTTAAACATTTTGTTCAGAGTAACATCAGCTGGCAGCTGAAAGCAGACGATGGTCAGGTTGACGCACAGCGGAGGTAG
- the cenpi gene encoding centromere protein I isoform X1 — MAATQNLSDSDQSSVSDQSASSRSGNRSIRVAEKERRKNEAEDPFVLALKYFSDVEAGTPVLGNDELEKNLVQVEKVAYSQGLPPEAVSIMLEFAMSLRMGTSPCVRVLKCLIPASVVPQEAVVRAVVWLSVGKMPISTQVLFIKWVLTVFDMIDAKDQLRAIYGFIFNFVTDENLCPFICHLLYLLTRKESVRVFRVRKLLELQSKLGRQPFLLHLLSLYKVFCPELVTLSIPSRMKSGFRNHISPWQSALIAVQKRNGLQGASSMSLVTNKDKTNPRKRKHCHLEFPALIPALNKEAQSEQSSSRRMVPLVELHSFAQLLENMHRIELPAQMGSLLGSSLALQYLDCVQDESALLRLNFWLGYAFHEEFLFCGDGGPSQTSEEALQFLNKLLSAQHFLQEGFSSSEVFLYKFLNVWDGSLLRPQILGLLSNIPVVPSSQIRRLLFEPLMQLFFTSSLFFKCGLMECLNNMLLKWLTWHSIYALEDDLDISLNSHTSINMTLSGFKDSVMELIHFVGRLASVGLQLEGCHCLLLSFVLDFYETVCDTFLKYGLPLIVMPPAGVFYPALFATDPVSVDRLAYIMHRYKVNLTSAKSQEKVTEQAFHISRQTFREFNHYVVIMVNCLWNSRMFYPGMGVQLGEELLLKSNVPQYGSSFDLVHHPAFMSYAVNFHQKCWPGKKDMDLNSIKHSKPWNWYLEYLFTQGYDGLKHFVQSNISWQLKADDGQVDAQRR, encoded by the exons TTGAAGCAGGGACTCCTGTTCTAGGGAATGATGAGCTGGAGAAGAACCTGGTGCAAGTGGAAAAGGTGGCCTATAGTCAGGGACTTCCCCCAGAAGCAGTTTCTATTATGCTGGAGTTTGCCATGAGCCTCCGTATGG GGACTTCTCCATGTGTCCGGGTGCTCAAGTGTCTGATTCCTGCCTCTGTGGTGCCACAGGAGGCTGTTGTTCGAGCAGTGGTTTGGCTCAGCGTTGGCAAGATGCCCATCAGCACTCAA GTTCTTTTCATAAAGTGGGTATTGACTGTATTTGATATGATTGATGCAAAGGACCAGCTACGAGCaatttatggcttcatcttcaACTTTGTCACAGATGAAAATCTG TGTCCTTTCATCTGCCATCTCTTGTACCTTTTGACCCGAAAGGAAAGCG TGCGAGTCTTCAGAGTCAGGAAGCTACTGGAACTACAATCTAAACTG GGAAGACAGCCTTTCCTCCTGCACCTACTGTCACTTTACAAAGTGTTTTGCCCTGAACTGGTGACACTCTCCATTCCATCACGGATGAAG AGTGGGTTTAGGAACCACATTTCTCCCTGGCAATCAGCATTGATTGCTGTCCAGAAGAGGAACGGTTTGCAAGGCGCTTCCAGCATGAGTCTGGTCACAAACAAGGATAAAACCAACCCAAGAAAAAGG AAACACTGCCACCTGGAATTTCCTGCTTTGATTCCTGCACTGAACAAAGAagctcagtctgagcagtcctCCAGCAGAAGGATGGTCCCACTGGTGGAGCTCCACTCTTTTGCTCAGCTGTTGGAAAATATGCATCGTATAGAG CTGCCTGCTCAGATGGGCTCGCTGCTGGGTTCCAGTCTGGCGCTGCAGTACCTGGACTGTGTGCAGGATGAGTCTGCCCTCCTTCGCCTCAATTTCTGGTTAGGCTACGCTTTTCACGAAG AGTTTTTATTCTGTGGCGATGGAGGACCCAGTCAGACTTCAGAAGAAGCTCTCCAGTTTTTGAACAAGTTGCTGTCTGCACAGCACTTTCTGCAG GAGGGCTTTTCCAGTTCAGAGGTTTTCCTCTATAAATTTCTGAATGTTTGGGACGGCTCACTACTCCGTCCGCAGATCCTCGGCCTGCTGAGCAACATTCCGGTTGTTCCAAGTTCCC AGATCAGAAGGCTTCTGTTTGAGCCTCTCATGCAGCTTTTCTTCACATCCTCGCTGTTTTTCAAG TGTGGACTGATGGAGTGTCTTAACAATATGCTGTTGAAGTGGTTGACCTGGCACTCCATTTATGCTCTGGAAGACGACCTGGACATCAGCCTCAACAGCCACACGTCCAT AAACATGACTCTGTCGGGGTTTAAGGATTCGGTGATGGAGCTGATTCACTTTGTGGGTCGACTGGCCTCTGTGGGCCTTCAGCTTGAAGGCTGTCACTGTCTCCTCCTCAGCTTCGTCCTGGACTTCTATGAGAcg GTTTGTGACACATTTCTGAAGTATGGCCTCCCTCTCATAGTGATGCCTCCAGCTGGAGTCTTTTACCCAGCCCTGTTTGCCACTGACCCCGTCAGCGTGGACCGACTGGCCTACATCATGCACAG GTACAAAGTGAACTTGACATCAGCCAAGAGCCAAGAGAAAGTGACAGAG CAGGCCTTTCACATCAGCCGCCAGACTTTCCGTGAGTTCAACCACTACGTCGTCATCATGGTCAACTGCCTGTGGAACTCCAGAATGTTTTATCCAGGGATGGGCGTACAGCTGGGAGAGGAGCTGCTTCTCAAGAGTAACGTGCCACAGTACGGGTCGAGCTTCGACCTCGTCCACCATCCTGCCTTCATGAGCTACGCGGTCAACTTTCACCAGAAG TGTTGGCCGGGGAAAAAGGACATGGACCTCAATTCCATAAAG cacTCCAAGCCATGGAATTGGTACCTGGAGTATTTGTTCACTCAGGGCTATGACGGCCTTAAACATTTTGTTCAGAGTAACATCAGCTGGCAGCTGAAAGCAGACGATGGTCAGGTTGACGCACAGCGGAGGTAG